The following are encoded together in the Macrobrachium nipponense isolate FS-2020 chromosome 14, ASM1510439v2, whole genome shotgun sequence genome:
- the LOC135226142 gene encoding collagen alpha-1(I) chain-like yields the protein MARPARGPRRADWPARNPGDLGGPNGPPARPGDLGRRLASRPRGRAGADWPAGPGDLGGAQWPARPGDLGGPSGPPAPGTSAGPVARRPGDLGGPSGPPRPRGPRRADWPAPPRGPRRADWPARPGDLGRADWPARPGDLGGPDRPRDLGGPTVPARPGDLGGPSGPLAPGGTSAGPVRAQWSTRPGDLSGPTGLPAPGTSAGRLARPPRGPRRADWPAHLGTSAGRLAARPGDLGGPTGPPAPGTSRADWPGPPRPGTSAGPVARPPSGTLAGRLARPPRGPSAGRLARPPRGPRRADWPASPGDLGGPTGPPAPGTSASPWPAHPAPGDLGGPTGPPAPGTSAGRLARQHRDLAGPVARPPRGPQRALWPARPGDLGGLTARPPRGPRRAQWPARPGAPQRAQWSPARGPRRGCHGPAVPRTSRALARAPGRNLLAPRLAHSPPRELGVPPARPRPGTSACLLARPRPGTSRPRVGLLGLPGPGVTRRVPLARPARPRGPGPGRGPGPARPGDSAVSGPALPRWVLCKPPGPPAPGTSASLHGPPAPGISSPPGSPALGGFGGLPRPRPCIYLPFA from the exons ATGGCCCGCCcggcccggggacctcggcgggccgactggcccgcccgcaaccccggggacctcggcgggcccaatggcccgcccgcccgccccggggacctcggcaggCGACTGGCCAGCCGgccccggggacgggcgggggccgactggcccgccggccccggggacctcggcggggcccagtggcccgcccgccccggtgacctcggcgggcccagtggcccgcccgccccggggacctcggcgggcccagtggcccgccgccCCGgagacctcggcgggcccagtggcccgccccgcCCCAGGGGACCTCgacgggccgactggcccgccccgccccggggacctcggcgggccgactggcccgcccgccccggggacctcgggcgggccgactggcccgcccgccccggggacctcggcgggcccgatCGCCccagggacctcggcgggccgactgtccccgcccgccccggggacctcggcgggcccagtggcccgctcGCCCCgggggggacctcggcgggcccagtg CGGGCCCAGTGGTccacccgccccggggacctcagCGGGCCGACTGGcctgcccgccccggggacctcggcgggccgactggcccgcccgccccggggacctcggcgggccgactggcccgcccacCTCGGGACCTCGGCAGGCCGACtggccgcccgccccggggacctcggcgggccgactggcccgcccgccccggggacctcgcgggccgactggcccggcccgccccgccccgggacctcggcgggcccagtggcccgcccgccctcgGGAACCTTGGcaggccgactggcccgcccgccccggggaccctcggcgggccgactggcccgcccgccccggggacctcggcgggccgactggcccgccagccccggggacctcggcgggccgactggcccgccagCCCCAGGGACCTCGGCGAGCCCATGGCCCGCCCACCCCGCcccgggggacctcggcgggccgactggcccgccagccccggggacctcggcgggccgactggcccgccagCACCGGGACctggcgggcccagtggcccgcccgccccggggacctcagCGGGCcctgtggcccgcccgcccaggggacctcggcgggctgactgcccgcccgccccggggacctcggcgggcccagtggcccgcccgccccggggcaCCTCAGCGGGCCCAGTGGTcgcccgcccggggacctcggcggggctGCCACGGCCCGGCCGTCCCGCGTACCTCGCGGGCACTGGCCCGCGCCCCGGGGAGGAACCTCCTGGCGCCCCGACTGGCCCACTCCCCGCCACGGGAACTCGGCGTGCCTCCTGCCCGCCCGCGACCGGGGACCTCGGcgtgcctcctggcccgcccgcgCCCGGGGACCTCCCGGCCCCGGGTGGGCCTCCTGGGCCTGCCCGGCCCCGGGGTAACTCGGCGGGTACCCCTGGCCCGGCCCGCCCGCCCCAGGGGACCCGGCCCGGGCCGGGGACCTGgacccgcccgccccggggactcGGCGGTCTCCGGGCCCGCCCTGCCCCGATGGGTCCTCTGCaagcctcctggcccgcccgccccggggacctcggcgagcctccatggcccgcccgccccggggatctCGTCTCCTCCTGGCTCGCCCGCCCTAGGCGGTTTCGGCGGGCTTCCCCGCCCCCGTCCCTGCATATACTTACCCTTTGCTTAG